A portion of the Streptomyces sp. NBC_01335 genome contains these proteins:
- a CDS encoding DUF4097 family beta strand repeat-containing protein, with translation MPVSTWTVAEPLKLAFAEQVTALKVRIVNGTVNVVGSDEPEARLEVSAIDGPPLIVTLEDGVLTVTYEDLAWKSFLKWLDRNGRSRSAAVTLAVPASASVEVGVVGAGAFVSGIRGRTDVRGVTGDTTLVGLTGEVRGETVSGGLEAQSVTGDLRFTSVSGDLTVVEGASTSVRAESVSGDMVLDVDASGAPADIRLTTVSGEIAIRLPHPADARVEANTASGAVSNAFEDLRVSGQWGAKKITGTLGSGTGKLRATTVSGSIALLRRPPSEDEPYVAEPTGKAL, from the coding sequence ATGCCTGTGTCGACGTGGACCGTCGCCGAGCCACTGAAACTCGCCTTCGCCGAGCAGGTGACCGCGCTCAAGGTGCGGATCGTCAACGGCACCGTCAACGTGGTCGGCTCCGACGAGCCGGAAGCCCGGCTGGAGGTCTCCGCCATCGACGGCCCGCCGCTGATCGTCACCCTCGAGGACGGCGTCCTGACCGTGACCTACGAGGACCTCGCCTGGAAGAGCTTCCTCAAGTGGCTCGACCGCAACGGGCGCTCCCGCAGCGCGGCGGTCACCCTCGCGGTCCCCGCCTCCGCGTCGGTGGAGGTCGGCGTCGTCGGCGCCGGGGCGTTCGTCTCGGGCATCCGGGGCCGTACGGACGTACGCGGCGTCACCGGCGACACCACGCTCGTCGGGCTCACCGGGGAGGTGCGCGGCGAGACGGTCTCCGGTGGCCTGGAGGCGCAGTCCGTCACGGGCGACCTGCGGTTCACGTCGGTCTCCGGCGACCTGACCGTGGTGGAGGGCGCCAGCACCTCGGTGCGCGCCGAGTCCGTCAGCGGCGACATGGTGCTGGACGTCGACGCCTCCGGAGCGCCGGCCGACATCCGGCTGACCACGGTCTCCGGCGAGATCGCGATCCGGCTGCCCCACCCGGCGGACGCCCGGGTCGAGGCGAACACCGCGAGCGGCGCCGTCTCCAACGCCTTCGAGGACCTGCGGGTCAGTGGCCAGTGGGGCGCGAAGAAGATCACCGGCACACTGGGCTCCGGCACCGGCAAGCTGAGGGCGACGACCGTGTCCGGCTCGATCGCGCTGCTGCGCCGCCCGCCGTCCGAGGATGAACCGTACGTTGCCGAGCCGACCGGAAAGGCGCTCTGA
- a CDS encoding DUF6104 family protein has translation MYFTDRGIEELEKRRGEEEVTFEWLAEQLRTFVDLNPDFEVPVERLATWLARLDDEDDDE, from the coding sequence GTGTATTTCACCGACCGTGGCATCGAGGAACTGGAGAAGCGGCGCGGCGAGGAGGAGGTCACCTTCGAGTGGCTGGCCGAGCAGCTGCGTACCTTCGTCGACCTCAACCCCGATTTCGAGGTGCCGGTCGAGCGGCTGGCGACCTGGCTGGCGCGTCTGGACGACGAGGACGACGACGAGTAG